From Coffea arabica cultivar ET-39 chromosome 10e, Coffea Arabica ET-39 HiFi, whole genome shotgun sequence, one genomic window encodes:
- the LOC140015187 gene encoding uncharacterized protein: MTNILARLVEQQGQVPVNQPRDPEIGEDRALERFQKFSPSKFLGGTDPKVAERWMETMINIFAVLNYTEERHVNFAVFQFKGPARAWWNVIREKREDDFIKLCQGALSISEYETQFTKLFKFAPELIATEQKRVRRFVQGLNIEIQEALAAAQINTFTEVLEKAQRIEIARVQVKAFHARKKDASSGDQGQEQGDQGMPPPKVGRGVGGVRISGTFKGVTPRGAPSGRGQLRGGSQGDQTSILHLFYGYCGKTNHTEDNCWQKARKCLWCDSAEHQIAICPLFCETQQLDRSNPKQPNIGGNRPRVPSRVYALDHQQVPNPSKVVEGTIHVFHCLAKILIDLGVTHSLVNPNFMCAIDVKVERLPYDLETFM, from the exons atgactaatattttaGCTCGATTGGTAGAGCAGCAGGGTCAAGTCCCTGTCAATCAGCCTAGGGACCCTGAAATAGGCGAAGATAGGGCCCTAGAgcggtttcaaaagttttctccttcCAAGTTTCTTGGAGGGACAGACCCGAAAGTAGCGGAGAGATGGATGGAAACAATGATTAATATTTTTGCCGTCTTGAATTATACGGAGGAAAGACATGTGAACTTTGCCGTATTCCAATTTAAGGGACCAGCcagagcctggtggaatgtaattagg gagaaaagagaggatgatTTTATTAAGCTATGTCAGGGAGCCTTAAGTAtatctgagtatgagactcagttcacCAAATTATTCAAGtttgctcctgaattgatagctacggagcaaaagAGGGTGAGGCGATTTGTACAGGGGTTAAATATAGAAATACAAGAGGCTTTGGCGGCggcacaaattaatactttcaCAGAGGTTCTTGAGAAAGCTCAGAGGATAGAAATTGCAAGGGTGCAAGTGAAGGCTTTtcatgcaagaaagaaagatgCGTCTAGTGGAGACCAAGGGCAGGAACAAGGTGATCAAGGTATGCCACCCCCTAAGGTGGGTCGAGGAGTTGGTGGTGTGAGAATTTCGGGGACATTTAAGGGAGTTACTCCGAGAGGAGCCCCAAGTGGAAGAGGACAATTGAGAGGTGGctcacaaggagatcaaacATCAATCCTTCACTTATTttatggatattgtggaaaGACCAATCATACTGAGGATAATTGTTGGCAAAAGGCacgaaaatgtttatggtgtgatAGTGCTGAGCACCAGATTGCAATCTGTCCCCTCTTCTGTGAGACTCAGCAGTTAGATAGGTCAAATCCTAAACAACCAAATATAGGAGGGAATAGACCCAGAGTGCCTTCCAGAGTATATGCCTTAGACCACCAGCAAGTGCCTAACCCATCTAAAGTGGTAGAAGGTACAATTCATGTTTTCCATTGTCTGGCTAAAATTTTGATAGATCTTGGTGTCACTCATTCTCTGGTGAACCCTAACTTTATGTGTGCCATTGATGTGAAAGTCGAGAGGTTACCATATGACCTGGAAACATTCATGTAA